Proteins encoded by one window of Yamadazyma tenuis chromosome 2, complete sequence:
- the UBP1 gene encoding ubiquitin-specific protease ubp1 (MEROPS:MER0000864; EggNog:ENOG503NWVH; COG:O), giving the protein MNNYKFLPNKRFGRPSKQPKEAKFALKNGGELGGLSNEGNTCFMNSVIQSLASSKHLVAFIDSYLQNHTDIVDKDQLRTAKSRSLLPFTTALKTLIDNVNGKYGTRSKEFSTKPLLNKMPNGPKQNFFTGYNQEDAQEFYQLVMSLLEKEYKKLQNPDIATPEPETESSKSDTFVDSSMIKDLICGCDQLGTLGKVYVPASQVDPNLVDADHKVKPLELITPVDGVSVERIGCLSCGEVGGIRYSVNSGLSLNLPNQAASYYSGYELEGLLHDWVAPEIIEDVNCNRCGLEHTREFLIKKIESATNDKIIDQFRTRLQEIDDELHRNCVTDEAFEKLTVKQMTKKSRKSKQILLSRPPPLLSIHINRSVFDPRTYMIVKNSSKVSFPLTLNLASFVAEPNDINMDARLPFRKQDEKIQSLGIHHEKMESMDEEIKDSGSTCSNSNSNSDDEMSDVAKTNSTTATPELQAEADPPLDPKLLYNLKAVISHYGTHNYGHYICYRKLRGTWWRISDESVYVVNEEEVLNSQGTFMLFFEFNDGTEERLVSLDENDVSDEEMEHDHDSCKSEGSWSAGPSLKLGEDKDDEDLYESSDSDSGMSGRGNHFGFGHQQQLQDNSEYQENEDTDKYTAGEERAFHM; this is encoded by the coding sequence ATGAATAACTACAAGTTTCTCCCGAACAAGCGGTTCGGAAGACCGTCCAAACAACCCAAGGAAGCCAAGTTTGCTCTAAAAAATGGCGGAGAGTTGGGTGGTCTTTCTAATGAAGGTAACACCTGTTTTATGAACTCGGTGATCCAATCTTTGGCATCATCCAAGCACCTTGTTGCCTTCATCGATTCTTATTTACAAAATCACACAGACATTGTGGACAAGGACCAGTTGCGGACCGCCAAGTCCCGGTCTCTCTTGCCGTTCACCACCGCATTGAAAACATTAATTGATAATGTGAATGGTAAATACGGCACCAGAAGCAAAGAATTTTCCACAAAACCCTTACTCAACAAGATGCCCAATGGGCCCAAGCAAAACTTTTTTACAGGGTACAACCAGGAAGATGCCCAAGAATTCTaccagttggtgatgagtcttttggaaaaagagTATAAGAAGCTACAGAACCCCGACATTGCCACCCCCGAGCCTGAAACTGAATCCTCCAAGTCCGACACGTTTGTGGACTCGTCTATGATAAAAGACTTGATTTGTGGGTGTGACCAATTGGGTACCTTGGGGAAAGTGTACGTTCCGGCATCCCAAGTAGACcccaacttggtggacgCAGACCACAAAGTGAAGccattggaattgataACTCCGGTTGACGGTGTTTCTGTCGAGAGAATCGGATGCTTGTCATGTGGAGAGGTGGGAGGAATAAGGTATTCGGTCAACAGTGGCTTGAGTCTCAATTTGCCCAATCAAGCAGCTTCTTACTATTCTGGatatgaacttgaaggtttaCTCCACGACTGGGTGGCTCCTGAAATCATCGAAGATGTCAACTGTAATCGTTGTGGATTAGAGCATACCAGAgagtttttgatcaaaaaaaTTGAGAGTGCCACCAACGATAAAATCATCGACCAGTTCCGAACCAGACTTCAGGAGATAGACGACGAGCTCCACCGCAACTGCGTCACGGACGAGGCGTTCGAGAAGTTGACGGTGAAGCAGATGACAAAGAAATCACGCAAATCCAAGCAGATCTTGTTGAGCAGACCTCCTCCACTTTTATCGATTCATATCAACCGGTCGGTTTTTGATCCTAGAACTTATATGATCGTGAAGAACTCTAGCAAAGTATCGTTTCCATTGACATTGAACTTGGCGTCGTTTGTTGCCGAGCCCAACGACATCAATATGGATGCTCGATTGCCGTTCAGGAAACAGGATGAGAAAATCCAGTCCCTTGGTATACACCATGAAAAGATGGAGTCGATGGACgaggaaatcaaagacTCGGGGTCAACGTGTTCCAACTCGAACTCAAATTCGGACGACGAGATGAGTGACGTCGCCAAGACAAACTCCACTACCGCCACTCCCGAACTACAAGCAGAAGCAGATCCTCCATTGGACCCTAAGTTGTTGTACAATTTGAAAGCAGTGATCTCCCACTATGGTACTCACAACTATGGTCACTATATTTGTTACAGAAAGCTAAGAGGAACGTGGTGGAGAATCAGTGACGAGTCTGTGTATGTGGTgaacgaagaagaggtgttgaactCTCAGGGCACGTTCATGCTCTTCTTCGAATTCAACGATGGTACGGAGGAGCGTTTGGTTTCCTTAGACGAGAATGACGTGAGTGACGAAGAGATGGAACATGATCATGACAGCTGCAAGAGTGAAGGGTCTTGGTCGGCCGGCCCTAGCCTCAAGTTGGGAGAAGAtaaagatgatgaggatTTGTACGAGAGCAGTGACAGTGATAGCGGTATGTCTGGACGCGGGAACCACTTTGGTTTTGGCCACCAGCAACAATTGCAGGACAACAGTGAGTACCAGGAGAACGAAGATACTGACAAGTATACTGCTGGTGAAGAGAGGGCTTTTCATATGTAA
- the END3 gene encoding endocytosis defective- protein (COG:Z; EggNog:ENOG503NUZN), with product MPRLEEWEIKKYWEIFQGLNPIDNKLDGTRVSPILKNSRLSDDKLSKIWDLSDIDSDGKLDFEEFCITMRLIYDLVNNNQGSIPEELPGWLTPASKSHLIQANRAVNTGDNNFSSNNSSSNDTEGDEEFLSDDFDWYISPTDRSSYEAIYNSNSDNYGRVRFESLEGLYSSLSKVPRTDISSAWNLVNPKSFETIDKDQVLVFLHILNQREHGKRIPRGVPVSLRATFSKEQPNYDLNAVSITRPQRSNVSSNGPKGFATDYLSKIGQSNVVKDSGTDFSATEGTDWEEVRLRRELANLEDLLERANRETKTDEGVSDELTIVKHEFELLLNYKEEKLQSLQTGKVNSADLTDVRNDIELIESQVNLLQGVLKEKEAELTSLQNQLQV from the coding sequence atgCCTCGTTTGGAAGAATGGGAAATTAAAAAGTATTGGGAGATCTTCCAGGGATTGAACCCTATCgacaacaagttggacgGCACCCGAGTATCGCCTATCCTTAAAAACTCGCGATTGAGTGACGACAAGCTATCGAAGATCTGGGACTTGAGTGATATAGACAGTGATGGGAAACTTGATTTCGAGGAATTCTGTATCACCATGCGGTTGATCTatgacttggtcaacaacaaccaggGATCTATTCCTGAAGAGTTGCCCGGGTGGTTGACTCCCGCGTCCAAGTCTCACTTGATTCAAGCCAATAGAGCTGTCAATACTGGTGATAACAACTTCAGttccaacaacagcagcagtaACGACACTGAAGGTGACGAGGAGTTCTTGTctgatgattttgactGGTACATATCGCCCACTGACAGGTCGTCATACGAGGCCATCTATAACTCCAATAGTGACAATTATGGTAGAGTTAGATTCGAGTCCTTGGAAGGATTGTACAGCTCCTTGAGTAAAGTTCCCAGAACCGATATCTCGTCGGCGTGGAACTTAGTCAACCCCAAGTCGTTTGAAACCATCGACAAGGACCAagtgttggtgtttttACATATCTTAAACCAACGAGAGCATGGTAAAAGAATACCAAGAGGTGTGCCAGTGTCGTTGAGAGCCACCTTCTCGAAAGAACAGCCAAACTACGACCTAAATGCCGTGTCCATCACCAGACCTCAACGCCTGAATGTGTCTTCTAACGGGCCGAAGGGATTTGCCACGGATTATTTGAGTAAAATTGGCCAGTCTAATGTTGTTAAAGACTCAGGAACCGATTTTTCTGCCACCGAAGGCACCGACTGGGAAGAAGTCAGATTAAGACGAGAATTGGCTAACTTGGAGGATTTGTTGGAGAGGGCCAACCGTGAAACCAAGACCGATGAAGGCGTATCAGACGAGTTGACCATCGTCAAGCATGAATTTGAACTATTATTGAACTACAAGGAAGAGAAACTCCAGTCGTTGCAGACCGGGAAAGTGAACAGTGCGGACTTGACAGACGTCCGCAATGATattgagttgattgaaagcCAAGTCAACTTGTTGCAGGGagtgttgaaggaaaaaGAGGCCGAGTTGACCAGCCTCCAAAATCAGTTACAAGTGTAA
- the PUB1 gene encoding E3 ubiquitin-protein ligase pub1 (COG:A; EggNog:ENOG503NV1Z): MSTPSIPPSSDTRNPTDSTHPTSTGGDAAGATSVPVASAVHGGRQVSNRILYVAGLDKSIDEAELSKVFGQYGSIKLIKILGDKNKLGFNYAFIEFQEPNSASDALSGLNGKNINDHIIVIKWAYHSSNANSVQSAEPVFNVFVGDLSPEVDDVTLSKAFSQFKSKREAHVMWDMQTSRSRGYGFVTFLDQLDAQMAINSMNGQEVLGRVIRCNWASHKQKPQQPFKKTTPLRTSQPLAHSPILQLPAPEQFSPGQFGSVPFSPVSGQLAQFPNTLGPIHPHAHHPHQVMQMQMPMKAHRISSQVSGPPLHMVGGGTRGPTSSLMSSGMELEPLDEFVRNGSGASAGSGANTTLSGPNDVDMGLEMPLVSPQSYEIVLRQTPAWQTTVYLGNIAHFTRQEELIPLIQGFGYIVDLKFHPEKGCAFVKYDSHERAAMTIVQLAGFNLNGRPLKCGWGKDRPPGPYRNVSQNFIQRP; this comes from the coding sequence ATGTCAACCCCATCAATCCCTCCTTCTTCTGACACTCGAAACCCTACAGACCTGACTCATCCTACCTCCACCGGCGGCGACGCCGCCGGTGCCACGCTGGTGCCCGTGGCCAGCGCTGTCCACGGTGGCCGACAAGTGTCCAACCGTATTCTCTACGTGGCGGGTCTTGATAAGTCCATCGATGAAGCCGAGTTATCCAAGGTATTTGGCCAGTACGGGAGCATCAAGCTAATCAAGATCCTCGGCGACAAGAACAAACTCGGGTTCAACTACGCTTTCATCGAGTTCCAGGAGCCCAATAGTGCCTCGGATGCATTGTCTGGCTTGAACGGCAAGAATATCAACGATCATATTATTGTTATCAAGTGGGCGTATCATCTGTCCAATGCAAACTCGGTGCAGTCGGCCGAGCCCGTATTCAACGTGTTCGTGGGCGACCTCAGCCCCGAGGTGGACGATGTGACGTTAAGCAAGGCATTTTCGcagttcaagtccaaaagAGAAGCCCATGTCATGTGGGATATGCAAACATCCCGGTCTCGTGGCTATGGGTTTGTGACGTTCTTGGACCAGCTTGACGCCCAGATGGCCATAAACTCCATGAATGGCCAGGAAGTGCTTGGTCGAGTCATTCGGTGTAACTGGGCTTCTCATAAGCAGAAGCCTCAACAGCCGTTTAAGAAAACCACTCCACTTAGAACATCGCAACCGTTGGCGCACTCGCCCATTCTCCAGTTGCCAGCCCCCGAGCAGTTCAGCCCGGGCCAGTTTGGTCTGGTGCCGTTCTCGCCAGTGTCAGGCCAATTGGCCCAGTTCCCCAATACTTTGGGTCCCATCCACCCGCACGCGCACCATCCTCATCAGGTGATGCAGATGCAAATGCCCATGAAGGCCCACCGAATTTCATCGCAGGTACTGGGACCTCCGCTCCATATGGTCGGTGGTGGAACCAGAGGGCCCACACTGTCATTGATGCTGTCGGGAATGGAGTTGGAACCGCTCGATGAGTTTGTGCGCAATGGATCTGGTGCCAGTGCCGGCAGTGGAGCTAACACCACGCTACTGGGACCCAACGATGTGGATATGGGCTTGGAAATGCCGTTGGTATCCCCTCAGTCGTATGAAATCGTCTTGAGGCAGACCCCCGCTTGGCAAACCACCGTCTACTTGGGTAATATCGCCCATTTTACCCGACAGGAGGAATTGATCCCGCTTATACAAGGGTTTGGATATATTGTGGACCTAAAGTTCCACCCGGAGAAAGGCTGTGCATTTGTAAAATATGATAGCCATGAGCGAGCAGCCATGACCATCGTACAACTTGCTGGATTCAATCTCAATGGAAGGCCTTTGAAATGTGGCTGGGGAAAAGATCGCCCTCCTGGTCCCTACAGAAACGTATCCCAAAATTTCATCCAGAGACCATAA
- the ALI1 gene encoding Putative NADH-ubiquinone oxidoreductase 30.4 kDa subunit, mitochondrial (COG:C; EggNog:ENOG503NVZQ) encodes MLRSSVRINSIGLLGKRLLQQSSVRYNSSYELPDLSKLPRRKPTEVHVPLVNPADQYKETSEELHKFGRYIMSCMPKYIQQFSVWKDELTVYVAPSALRPTMIFLKNHTSAQFKSVMDVTAADYPSRSNRFDVVYNMLSVRYNSRIRVKTYANEISPVPSIVPLFQGANWYERETYDLFGIFFEGHPDLRRIMTDYGFEGHPLRKDFPTTGYTEVRYDEEKKRVVYEPLELTQASRSFTVPHSAWEQVGDGKDFTPESFKLPTPEPEPEAEEKGDKK; translated from the coding sequence ATGTTGAGATCCAGTGTCAGAATCAATAGCATAGGCCTCCTAGGCAAGCGGTTGTTACAACAGTCATCTGTTCGCTACAACAGCTCGTACGAGTTGCCAGACTTGTCGAAGCTCCCCAGAAGAAAACCCACCGAAGTCCATGTGCCTTTAGTCAATCCTGCTGACCAGTACAAGGAAACATCCGAAGAATTGCATAAATTCGGCAGATATATCATGTCTTGTATGCCCAAATACATCCAGCAGTTCTCGGTATGGAAGGACGAGTTGACGGTGTACGTAGCGCCTTCCGCCTTGAGACCCACCATGATATTTTTAAAGAACCACACATCTGCGCAGTTCAAATCAGTGATGGATGTCACGGCAGCAGACTATCCTTCAAGATCCAACCGGTTCGATGTCGTGTACAACATGTTGTCCGTGCGTTACAACTCGAGAATCAGAGTCAAGACATACGCCAACGAAATCAGTCCTGTGCCTTCGATTGTGCCTTTGTTTCAAGGTGCCAACTGGTACGAAAGAGAAACCTACGACTTGTTTGGGATTTTTTTCGAGGGCCACCCGGACTTGAGAAGAATTATGACCGACTACGGGTTTGAAGGCCATCCTTTGAGAAAGGATTTCCCCACCACTGGATACACCGAAGTGAGATACGAcgaggaaaagaagagagtAGTGTATGAGCCATTGGAATTGACCCAGGCATCTAGAAGTTTCACGGTTCCTCACTCAGCGTGGGAGCaggttggtgatggtaagGACTTTACGCCCGAATCGTTCAAGTTGCCCACACCTGAACCCGAGCctgaagctgaagaaaaggGCGATAAGAAGTGA
- a CDS encoding class I SAM-dependent methyltransferase (EggNog:ENOG503P02Z; COG:S; BUSCO:EOG09263W48): protein MVRKLKGKVLAKKGLKGALVRHHLAEVENKKRQETLNGTAEQQKLKQNSIKQGKSKNKHKQQAHQKQKGLIPFNPEEKVLLIGEGDFSFAVSIIKQNHIKPQNLIATSLDSLEQLKAKYSDVDGNLEFLSSEGVRVVHEVDGTNLMASFKLDTKKGRANSIFKHSRLHHIMFNFPHTGRGMKDVDRNIKDHQELMLKYFQSCKQLFQFINDESNSSFGGYNFDSVTGRIVLTLFEGEPYNSWGVKVLAKSENYKVEKSGRFDWGCFPEYHHKRTSSGVRDTTKPAAERDARIYVFEPFVKLGKAVKEDSDSD, encoded by the coding sequence ATGGTCAGAAAGCTAAAGGGAAAGGTATTGGCCAAAAAGGGTCTCAAGGGTGCATTGGTCCGCCACCACTTGGCGGAAGTAGAAAATAAGAAGCGTCAGGAAACGTTAAATGGCACGGCGGAGCAACAGaaactcaaacaaaatTCCATCAAGCAGGGCAAATCTAAGAACAAGCACAAACAACAAGCCCACCAGAAGCAAAAGGGATTGATACCATTTAACCCCGAAGAGAAAGTGCTTCTCATTGGAGAGGGTGACTTCTCATTTGCGGTTTCCATCATTAAACAGAACCACATCAAACCACAGAACTTAATAGCCACCAGTTTGGACTCTTTGGAACAGCTTAAAGCTAAATACTCCGATGTAGATGGAAACTTGGAATTCTTGAGCCTGGAAGGCGTCAGAGTAGTCCATGAAGTCGATGGTACTAATCTCATGGCAAGTTTCAAGCTAGATACGAAAAAAGGCAGAGCAAATAGCATTTTTAAACATTCAAGGCTTCATCATatcatgttcaacttcCCCCACACGGGAAGAGGAATGAAAGATGTTGACAGAAATATCAAAGACCACCAAGAGTTGATGCTCAAGTACTTCCAGAGCTGTAAACAGCTTTTTCAATTTATAAATGATGAGTCTAACAGCAGCTTTGGAGGATACAATTTTGACAGTGTTACTGGCAGAATAGTGCTAACGTTATTTGAAGGTGAACCATACAATTCGTGGGGAGTCAAGGTTCTTGCCAAAAGTGAAAACTATAAGGTTGAGAAGTCAGGGAGATTCGACTGGGGATGCTTTCCTGAGTACCATCACAAGAGAACCTCCAGTGGAGTAAGAGACACAACTAAGCCTGCAGCTGAAAGAGATGCCCGGATTTATGTGTTTGAGCCTTTCGTGAAGTTAGGAAAAGCCGTGAAAGAGGACAGTGACAGTGATTAG
- the TRM12 gene encoding S-adenosylmethionine-dependent methyltransferase (EggNog:ENOG503NWPV; COG:J): MEKSASAWVFFTTVPDSQRSSVAASVTAVGVPPGSIVYGVYDPPPAIAPVSDLESTIRQLYKEKNWAFDEGLAPFIPKRWVVYEPMVLFNAGTFDVAAWQHELDVIDRDLLFQRLLHTHFPRLTHIAINKPIDPHTVMRIPMNILGVHGDFGPSPTARSLESPTTADFTSAFWCTTTQNGIRQTWAPMYTMFSRGNIKEKKRLLDSYTALNHTWVVDLYAGIGYFSLCYARNGGRLMCWELNPWSVEALVRNCRLNNFSCKRDSMEYDPNTQVFVFNDTNEKCIETVTRLWNTPLPISHINLGLLPSSRQSWPIANRLLELSTLPTVVHVHENVHKNQLESTLESVADEFPFTRPLDTFLVKTFAPDVWHTVYDLQKEL; this comes from the coding sequence ATGGAAAAGTCTGCGTCGGCATGGGTATTTTTCACCACCGTACCAGACTCACAACGCCTGCTGGTGGCAGCGCTGGTGACCGCCGTCGGGGTGCCCCCGGGCTCTATTGTCTACGGTGTCTACGACCCACCTCCCGCCATCGCGCCGGTGCTGGACCTAGAATCCACCATTCGCCAGCTTTACAAGGAGAAAAACTGGGCCTTCGATGAGGGCCTCGCGCCCTTCATTCCTAAGAGATGGGTGGTGTACGAGCCCATGGTGCTATTTAACGCGGGAACCTTTGACGTGGCCGCGTGGCAGCATGAGCTAGATGTCATCGACCGCGACCTCCTTTTCCAGCGCCTTCTCCACACCCATTTCCCCAGACTCACCCACATCGCCATTAACAAGCCCATCGACCCACACACCGTCATGAGAATCCCCATGAATATTCTCGGGGTTCACGGCGACTTTGGCCCATCACCCACCGCTCGATCACTAGAGTCGCCCACCACCGCCGATTTCACCAGCGCTTTCTGGTGCACCACCACCCAGAACGGTATTCGCCAGACGTGGGCTCCCATGTACACGATGTTCTCGCGCGGAAAtatcaaagagaagaaacgGCTCCTCGACTCATACACCGCCCTCAACCACACGTGGGTGGTGGACCTCTACGCGGGCATTGGATATTTCTCTCTCTGCTACGCCCGCAACGGTGGTCGACTTATGTGCTGGGAACTCAATCCCTGGTCCGTCGAGGCTTTGGTGCGCAACTGCCGCCTAAACAACTTTTCCTGTAAACGCGACCTGATGGAGTACGACCCAAATACACAAGTATTTGTGTTCAATGACACAAATGAAAAATGTATCGAGACGGTGACTCGCTTGTGGAACACACCGCTCCCTATAAGCCACATCAACTTGGGTCTCTTGCCGTCGTCCCGCCAATCGTGGCCTATTGCGAACCGGCTTCTTGAGTTGTCAACACTACCAACGGTGGTGCATGTGCACGAAAATGTCCACAAAAACCAACTTGAATCGACCCTAGAACTGGTGGCAGATGAGTTTCCGTTCACGCGTCCGCTCGACACCTTTCTCGTTAAAACGTTTGCTCCCGATGTGTGGCACACCGTGTACGACTTGCAAAAGGAGCTTTGA
- the FYV10 gene encoding GID complex subunit containing RING finger motif (COG:S; EggNog:ENOG503NUTP; BUSCO:EOG09261O7R) — MSEPTLNFHVQAGSTQFKVPTELIRKNFKTIQKLIEKQKRQAANDIANIKKNPSLPTAIKLEMIRKIIRSFEALEKKLKASINKDQEYRSRLLARLENLQELTKFTVTRNHDQDITIDMEDNEHAIADDLEDEDPKSVKTKARKSMSGDEDKALDLHNPTLINWYRDQANLLIIDYLIKSNVSSEQSVGLKLLQSLSVSNPKYMKLIDYDLYETLNKVFLSIVEHHDLSLVIAWFEENRTALKKANSNIEFEINYCKFLSFIEEGRTDEAIKFSQVHLSPSGNINNYQENEHDSYLNNLKKLKEIGGLLVYLAINEHSSPSQPVGSFSTSMVKHSARFHDYEKLLSDDRWIFLSECFMENFTKLYGISRNFPLFIYLSAGLSSLKTKSCYCNNDNTIFVNHKQPHEEVGSLKDRKYRGPNHYYKRLNRINNCPVCSPELFKLSRNLPYAQLITSIFNNPYKLPNGNIYPIDKLTTPSSLKNSGSGSSIIEDPLTKEVFALSECVRVYPA, encoded by the coding sequence ATGAGTGAACCCACATTGAATTTCCACGTTCAGGCTGGCCTGACACAGTTCAAGGTTCCCACGGAGCTTATCAGAAAGAACTTCAAAACCATCCAGAAACTTATCGAAAAGCAAAAACGTCAAGCTGCCAATGATATCGCcaatatcaagaagaaccccAGTCTCCCTACCGCCATTAAACTTGAGATGATTCGTAAAATCATCCGTAGTTTTGAAGCGCTCgagaagaaactcaaggCTTCAATTAATAAAGATCAAGAGTATCGATCCCGGCTTCTTGCcagacttgaaaatctccaggaattgaccaaattcACAGTCACCCGAAACCATGACCAAGACATTACAATTGATATGGAAGACAATGAGCACGCCATTGCAGACGACCTCGAGGATGAGGACCCTAAGTCTGTCAAGACAAAGGCCCGAAAATCGATGTCAGGTGACGAAGATAAGGCTCTTGACTTGCATAACCccaccttgatcaactgGTATCGAGATCAGGCTAATTTACTTATAATTGATTACTTGATAAAGTCCAACGTTTCTTCTGAACAGAGCGTGGGATTGAAGTTGCTACAATCGCTATCGGTGTCAAACCCCAAGTATATGAAGCTCATTGACTATGACTTATATGAGACGCTCAATAAAGTGTTTTTGTCAATAGTAGAGCACCACGATTTGAGCTTGGTGATAGCCTGGTTCGAAGAAAATCGTACCGCTTTGAAGAAGGCCAACTCTAACATcgagtttgaaatcaactaCTGTAAGTTCTTATCGTTTATTGAGGAAGGCCGAACGGATGAAGCCATTAAGTTCTCCCAGGTGCATTTGTCTCCCAGCGGGAACATCAACAattatcaagaaaatgaacACGACAGCTACCTCAATaacctcaagaaattgaaggaaatcGGAGGGCTTTTGGTTTATTTGGCCATCAATGAGCATCTGCTGCCTTCACAGCCGGTAGGCTCCTTTTCCACTTCCATGGTCAAGCATTCTGCCCGGTTCCACGACTACGAAAAGCTCTTGAGCGACGACCGGTGGATATTTTTGTCAGAATGTTTCATGGAGAACTTTACAAAGTTGTACGGAATCTCTAGAAACTTCCCATTGTTCATATACTTGAGTGCCGGATTATCAAGCTTGAAAACCAAGTCGTGCTACTGTAATAACGACAATACCATTTTTGtgaaccacaaacaaccCCACGAAGAAGTTGGTTCGTTGAAGGACCGCAAGTATAGGGGGCCCAACCACTACTACAAGAGATTGAACCGAATCAATAATTGTCCGGTGTGCTCTCCCGAGTTATTCAAGTTGAGCAGAAACTTGCCATACGCACAGTTGATAACTAGTATATTCAACAACCCATATAAACTACCCAATGGTAATATCTACCCGATAGATAAGCTCACAACTCCAAGcagcttgaagaactcggGCTCGGGGTCGTCCATAATCGAGGATCCGTTGACCAAAGAGGTGTTTGCTCTTTCTGAGTGTGTGCGAGTCTATCCCGCATAA